The Deltaproteobacteria bacterium genome contains the following window.
GTTGGACAGCATCGGTGGGGCCATTTTGGGTGGTCTCATCATCGGGTTACTGGAGACCTTCACGGGCGGATATATCTCCACTTCCTTGCGGGAGGTGATTCCCTATATTGTCCTTGTCCTTATTTTGTTGATCAAGCCTTACGGGCTCTTTGGTTCGGTGGAGATCGAGCGGGTTTAGGAAAATTTTTGGCTTCACTACCATAAAAGAAAGGTTGCATTGAGAGGATGAAGAGACTGCGATTTCGGCCATGCGGAAATTTTAGGGAATACTACGAACAAGAGATTACCATTTTCGAGACAGACTTTGGTAGGGTGTGGGTATGGATCGGCCTTGCCCTCCTTTTTTTGGTTGTGCCCTTCATCTCTGGTCCTTATGTGCTTTATGTCATCACTGGTATTGGGATCGCCGCCATTGCCGCCATAGGGCTCAATATCCTCATTGGATATACGGGCCAGATCTCCTTGGGTCACGGGGCCTTTTTCGGAGTAGGGGCATACACCGCTGCCATTCTGGCCACCAAGGTGGGTTCTCCTTTCTGGTTTTCCGTCCTTGCTGCCGGGGTCGTCACCGCCATGGTGGGCATGGTCTTCGGGATACCTTCCATCCGTCTAAAACACCTTTACCTCTGCATCGCCACGCTGGCCGGCCAGTTTATACTCGAATACGTCTTCGTACAGTGGGAGAGCCTTACCGGAGGGGCAGAAGGTATCATCCTTCCTGAAGCCACCCTCTTTGGACTGAATATCAGCAGCGATCGATCCTTTTTCTGGGTGGTATTTGTGTGCTTCGCCCTTATGTGCTGGATGGCCGTAAACCTTGTACGCAGCAGGTACGGCCGTGCCTTTATTGCCATTCGTGACAACGACCTCGCTGCTGAGGGAATGGGTATTCCCAAATTTCGTTATAAACTCCTCTCTTTTGGTATAAGTTCTTTTTACGCTGGATTCGCCGGGGGGCTATGGGCTTACTATACAATGAGTATTACCCCGGAGCCATTTACCCTGTTTCTTTCCATAGAATATATTGCCATGATCATAATCGGGGGCCTGGGGAGTATATCCGGTTCGGTGTTTGGGGCCATTTTCATCATGATATTGGGTGAAATATTGAGCTGGGTCACGGAGTATGCCATGAATGTGGGGGGCCTCGCAGGGATGGCCATCACTGTAGCCCCCCTGCGGGAATTCGTCTTTGGATTGGCCATTGTCTTATTTCTCATCTTCGAGCCACGGGGGCTGGCAGAGGTGTGGCGCATCGTCCGTTCCAGCTTTAGGCTGTGGCCGTTTGCCTATTGAGGGTGCCATGAAGGATGATATTCTCTTGCAACTGAACAATATCAGCGTCGTATACTCGGATGTCATTCAGATTCTAAAAGGGGTATCGCTTGCCATCAGGAAGAATCAGATCGTTTCCCTGCTGGGTAGCAATGGCGCAGGGAAGACAACGACCCTGCGTGCCATTTCAGGGCTGCTGAAGCCGGAGAATGGAGAGGTTACTGAGGGCTCAATAGAGTATGAAGGCCGGTCTATTCAGAATGCAGCCCCTGAGACGATTACCCGTCTGGGGATTATTCAGGTATTGGAAGGGCGCCCACCATTTGAACACCTCACCGTGGAGGAAAATCTCAGGGTGGGTACGGCGGCCCGCTCTGCGGCCCGCTCTAGTCGTTCCTTCAAGCAAGATCTGGACTTGGTTTACGGTTACTTCCCAGCTCTGTTGGCCCGAAGGAAGACGTTGGCTGGATACTGTAGCGGTGGTGAATTGCAGATGCTCGCTATTGGAAGGGCTTTGATGGCAAATCCCAGGCTGTTGCTATTGGATGAACCCTCCTTAGGCCTGGCCCCCATGCTGGTTAAAGAGATCTTTGAGATCGTGGGACGAATCAATAAGGAGCAGGAAACAACCATTATTCTGGTGGAACAAAATGCAAACATGGCCCTGCAATTGGCTCACTATGGTTATGTCATGGAAAATGGCAAGATCGTGATGGAAGACGAAGCAAGCGAGCTAAGGGAGAATCCGGACGTCAAAGAATTCTATCTGGGGGTTGCGGCTACTGGCACGTTGAAGACCTATAAGGAAGTCAAGTCCTATAAACGGCGTAAGCGCTGGCTTTAATTAGAAGATTCATTCTCTCGCCAGCGGGAGAGGGAGATATATTGGATTTTCATGGTTCGTGGGTGGCGAGGCTGCAATGGAAAATTAGTATTTAGAATTTCACTTTGTGAAGGGAAGTAGCCAAATGAGACTCTTTGATGGTCTCTTTT
Protein-coding sequences here:
- a CDS encoding branched-chain amino acid ABC transporter permease, giving the protein MKRLRFRPCGNFREYYEQEITIFETDFGRVWVWIGLALLFLVVPFISGPYVLYVITGIGIAAIAAIGLNILIGYTGQISLGHGAFFGVGAYTAAILATKVGSPFWFSVLAAGVVTAMVGMVFGIPSIRLKHLYLCIATLAGQFILEYVFVQWESLTGGAEGIILPEATLFGLNISSDRSFFWVVFVCFALMCWMAVNLVRSRYGRAFIAIRDNDLAAEGMGIPKFRYKLLSFGISSFYAGFAGGLWAYYTMSITPEPFTLFLSIEYIAMIIIGGLGSISGSVFGAIFIMILGEILSWVTEYAMNVGGLAGMAITVAPLREFVFGLAIVLFLIFEPRGLAEVWRIVRSSFRLWPFAY
- a CDS encoding ABC transporter ATP-binding protein is translated as MKDDILLQLNNISVVYSDVIQILKGVSLAIRKNQIVSLLGSNGAGKTTTLRAISGLLKPENGEVTEGSIEYEGRSIQNAAPETITRLGIIQVLEGRPPFEHLTVEENLRVGTAARSAARSSRSFKQDLDLVYGYFPALLARRKTLAGYCSGGELQMLAIGRALMANPRLLLLDEPSLGLAPMLVKEIFEIVGRINKEQETTIILVEQNANMALQLAHYGYVMENGKIVMEDEASELRENPDVKEFYLGVAATGTLKTYKEVKSYKRRKRWL